The following is a genomic window from Anopheles aquasalis chromosome 3, idAnoAquaMG_Q_19, whole genome shotgun sequence.
AAACGTGACATATTTTAAGAAGAAGCATCATTCGCTTGAGCTCTTCTTGTTCGTGTTGAATGAAGTCTTTCCTTATTTGTCCAATCAGTGGTTCTGTATAGTCGAGCAGTACTAACCGATCCTCGGTAATGAAAATCTTcactgaaagaaaaaaaaacaaagcaaacggCCCACATGAAACTAGGAGTTTTTCATTAAACGTTTACTGATGAATCTCTTCGAAAAACCTTCATTGTCTCCAAagatgtttattttatcgtgAATTGGAAACACGCGATCCGCGTTGTTCCTTTTCGTCGGATCTCCGATGAATAGATGCTGGTTGAGCATATTTAGCACCGTCGATTTTCCAACAGCCTGCGCACCAACAACGCCGACAACGATGTAATCTTGATTCGTTTCGTGCAGAAAATCTAGCACACGATAGTTGAAAGCATTCTGATTCCGTATCAGAGTCAACGAAGTACTCATGGTTGCGTTGAAAATGGATGGATCCGgggaagctgttgctgctggtgcatgcTTATGTTCTATGCTCTTGCCGCTCGTGCTGACGACCGAAGTCGGGCGCTCTTTTATTGTAGAAATCCCGGAAGCATTTGGCGTTAAAATagtagggtttttttttgctacgaTCTTGCTAGACGATGCACTTATAGGCGGCAAATCGGAATCCCGAGGTTTGAGCAATAGTTtaggctgctggtggttgctcgAGGAAGGTAGAAATTGCCCGCGAATTGTGGCATCACTTGGCAGTGCACATGGAACACCGTGTGCGTCAAGGGGCACCTGAGGCTGAGGTAACATCATAGAAACGATCCGTAGCTTCTTGCACCTTACAAACCACCTGAAAGAATTcacttaggtgcttattctgtaccatGCGATTTcaatggcctcaggcgttcgatgattcatgcgaatttcgaaacttcaactcgttgtttcgaaacgtttcgataacaataaacaat
Proteins encoded in this region:
- the LOC126577868 gene encoding protein SMG9 isoform X2, which gives rise to MMLPQPQVPLDAHGVPCALPSDATIRGQFLPSSSNHQQPKLLLKPRDSDLPPISASSSKIVAKKNPTILTPNASGISTIKERPTSVVSTSGKSIEHKHAPAATASPDPSIFNATMSTSLTLIRNQNAFNYRVLDFLHETNQDYIVVGVVGAQAVGKSTVLNMLNQHLFIGDPTKRNNADRVFPIHDKINIFGDNEVKIFITEDRLVLLDYTEPLIGQIRKDFIQHEQEELKRMMLLLKICHVLLIVQEEYYNIRIMRSLVCAKMMSQNIGPTKFVFVRNKAIGHSSTTSDARTLMLQLYKRIFNESIFQDLEYDGKQEAISYVEIPILKKASLIYSPINRKHNAAQ
- the LOC126577868 gene encoding uncharacterized protein LOC126577868 isoform X1, producing the protein MMLPQPQVPLDAHGVPCALPSDATIRGQFLPSSSNHQQPKLLLKPRDSDLPPISASSSKIVAKKNPTILTPNASGISTIKERPTSVVSTSGKSIEHKHAPAATASPDPSIFNATMSTSLTLIRNQNAFNYRVLDFLHETNQDYIVVGVVGAQAVGKSTVLNMLNQHLFIGDPTKRNNADRVFPIHDKINIFGDNEVKIFITEDRLVLLDYTEPLIGQIRKDFIQHEQEELKRMMLLLKICHVLLIVQEEYYNIRIMRSLVCAKMMSQNIGPTKFVFVRNKAIGHSSTTSDARTLMLQLYKRIFNESIFQDLEYDGKQEAISYVEIPILKKGSTMQHNEHLKRALFYLRTCIFSCRAAIVRKNCSEKAWGHALLKLIDNPEINFFLDKYEKLKEKYNLHNHVKIADNLQ